The proteins below come from a single Ciona intestinalis unplaced genomic scaffold, KH HT000116.2, whole genome shotgun sequence genomic window:
- the LOC113475134 gene encoding uncharacterized protein LOC113475134 isoform X1: MNTSRKYEAWQGSRRRSTIQNLPSLDRPQSTLSGKPKIIQQGPWTSAVPTKEEKHCRMISDSIGNNYSPKARELSTMILFEKYHLVTEKELRNKRSRKQREHRDLCPKNHPLPPSHATATFKACNYTPLLETADIQLNASARQPTFNKIHREYKDGRSDRSIRFTKLHPKHTSRAATQGSLQSSVIANRGERIFTSNHGHFRSHGSANKRKMPHFDFEVSNSFHCNGIAWKQNEEVANTNRNRFNSALFSNQRLVLSVNKVTDEAQQKTAFRETEDNFSSNVEVYEHQSSMYHVRSRFHRTHFDGEQETNSADKQIETNDDECSSGSSGTSRQHTTCNSGVMLGASDDDVSDEESSAPSSDEEELRTHDEATRAALEVIFPPYTCSFHGISRPASPEEKHAERYFSLLSNSIDDSMISAKPNEWTENSLSMIKSCLNWVGRIQLTNYLKKLIFFI; the protein is encoded by the exons ATGAATACTTCTCGTAAGTATGAAGCATGGCAGGGCAGCAGGAGAAGGTCTACAATACAAAATCTTCCATCTCTGGATCGACCACAG TCGACATTGAGCGGCAAACCAAAGATTATACAACAGGGACCTTGGACGAGCGCGGTTCCAACAAAGGAGGAAAAACATTGCCGAATGATCAG TGATTCTATCGGGAATAATTACAGTCCAAAAGCAAGAGAGCTATCGACTATGATTCTGTTTGAAAAGTATCatttag TGACGGAAAAAGAATTGAGAAATAAACGAAGTCGAAAACAACGTGAACACCGTGATTTATGCCCAAAGAACCATCCACTTCCACCATCCCACGCTACTGCCACGTTTAAAGCATGTAATTACACGCCGTTGTTAGAAACTGCCGATATTCAACTTAATGCATCTGCCCGCCAGCcaacatttaacaaaatacataGGGAATACAAAGACGGACGAAGTGACCGATCAAT TAGGTTTACCAAGCTCCACCCAAAGCACACAAGTCGTGCAGCTACTCAAGGTTCTTTGCAATCATCTGTTATTGCCAACCGCGGTGAGAGAATATTTACATCAAACCACGGACATTTTCGATCACATG GGTCAGCGAATAAACGTAAAATGCCGCATTTTGACTTTGAGGTTTCCAACTCCTTTCATTGCAACGGAATTGCCTGGAAACAAAATGAAGAAGTTGCAAACACGAATAGAAATCGCTTCAATTCCGCTTTATTTTCGAACCAAAGGCTTGTCCTATCTGTCAATAAAGTTACGGATGAAGCACAGCAG aaaACAGCATTTCGAGAAACTGAAGATAATTTTAGTTCAAACGTAGAAGTTTATGAACATCAAAGCTCAATGTATCATGTCCGGTCTCGATTCCACCGAACACACTTCGATGGAGAACAAGAAACAAACAGTGCGGATaaacaaattgaaacaaatgATGATGAAT GTTCAAGTGGTAGCAGTGGGACAAGTCGTCAACATACAACATGTAACAGTGGGGTGATGTTGGGTGCCAGTGATGATGACGTCTCTGATGAAGAATCTTCCGCTCCAAGTTCTGATGAAGAAGAACTTCG AACACACGATGAAGCAACCCGGGCAGCCCTTGAGGTAATTTTCCCGCCTTACACGTGCTCGTTTCATGGCATTTCCCGACCTGCGAGCCCAGAAGAAAAGCACGCTGAGCG ATATTTCTCTCTTTTATCGAACTCAATTGACGATTCTATGATTTCTGCAAAACCAAACGAATGGACAGAAAACTCACTTTCTATGATTAAATCTTGCCTTAACTGGGTTGGCCGAATACAGTTGACCAATTACttaaa gAAATTAATATTCTTTATCTGA
- the LOC113475134 gene encoding uncharacterized protein LOC113475134 isoform X2, giving the protein MNTSRKYEAWQGSRRRSTIQNLPSLDRPQSTLSGKPKIIQQGPWTSAVPTKEEKHCRMISDSIGNNYSPKARELSTMILFEKYHLVTEKELRNKRSRKQREHRDLCPKNHPLPPSHATATFKACNYTPLLETADIQLNASARQPTFNKIHREYKDGRSDRSMFTKLHPKHTSRAATQGSLQSSVIANRGERIFTSNHGHFRSHGSANKRKMPHFDFEVSNSFHCNGIAWKQNEEVANTNRNRFNSALFSNQRLVLSVNKVTDEAQQKTAFRETEDNFSSNVEVYEHQSSMYHVRSRFHRTHFDGEQETNSADKQIETNDDECSSGSSGTSRQHTTCNSGVMLGASDDDVSDEESSAPSSDEEELRTHDEATRAALEVIFPPYTCSFHGISRPASPEEKHAERYFSLLSNSIDDSMISAKPNEWTENSLSMIKSCLNWVGRIQLTNYLKKLIFFI; this is encoded by the exons ATGAATACTTCTCGTAAGTATGAAGCATGGCAGGGCAGCAGGAGAAGGTCTACAATACAAAATCTTCCATCTCTGGATCGACCACAG TCGACATTGAGCGGCAAACCAAAGATTATACAACAGGGACCTTGGACGAGCGCGGTTCCAACAAAGGAGGAAAAACATTGCCGAATGATCAG TGATTCTATCGGGAATAATTACAGTCCAAAAGCAAGAGAGCTATCGACTATGATTCTGTTTGAAAAGTATCatttag TGACGGAAAAAGAATTGAGAAATAAACGAAGTCGAAAACAACGTGAACACCGTGATTTATGCCCAAAGAACCATCCACTTCCACCATCCCACGCTACTGCCACGTTTAAAGCATGTAATTACACGCCGTTGTTAGAAACTGCCGATATTCAACTTAATGCATCTGCCCGCCAGCcaacatttaacaaaatacataGGGAATACAAAGACGGACGAAGTGACCGATCAAT GTTTACCAAGCTCCACCCAAAGCACACAAGTCGTGCAGCTACTCAAGGTTCTTTGCAATCATCTGTTATTGCCAACCGCGGTGAGAGAATATTTACATCAAACCACGGACATTTTCGATCACATG GGTCAGCGAATAAACGTAAAATGCCGCATTTTGACTTTGAGGTTTCCAACTCCTTTCATTGCAACGGAATTGCCTGGAAACAAAATGAAGAAGTTGCAAACACGAATAGAAATCGCTTCAATTCCGCTTTATTTTCGAACCAAAGGCTTGTCCTATCTGTCAATAAAGTTACGGATGAAGCACAGCAG aaaACAGCATTTCGAGAAACTGAAGATAATTTTAGTTCAAACGTAGAAGTTTATGAACATCAAAGCTCAATGTATCATGTCCGGTCTCGATTCCACCGAACACACTTCGATGGAGAACAAGAAACAAACAGTGCGGATaaacaaattgaaacaaatgATGATGAAT GTTCAAGTGGTAGCAGTGGGACAAGTCGTCAACATACAACATGTAACAGTGGGGTGATGTTGGGTGCCAGTGATGATGACGTCTCTGATGAAGAATCTTCCGCTCCAAGTTCTGATGAAGAAGAACTTCG AACACACGATGAAGCAACCCGGGCAGCCCTTGAGGTAATTTTCCCGCCTTACACGTGCTCGTTTCATGGCATTTCCCGACCTGCGAGCCCAGAAGAAAAGCACGCTGAGCG ATATTTCTCTCTTTTATCGAACTCAATTGACGATTCTATGATTTCTGCAAAACCAAACGAATGGACAGAAAACTCACTTTCTATGATTAAATCTTGCCTTAACTGGGTTGGCCGAATACAGTTGACCAATTACttaaa gAAATTAATATTCTTTATCTGA